In Scleropages formosus chromosome 20, fSclFor1.1, whole genome shotgun sequence, a single window of DNA contains:
- the prr35 gene encoding proline-rich protein 35 has protein sequence MSKEELTCKVSSGCKHKERKPKKPHYIPRPWGKPYNYKCFQCPFTCMEKSHLYNHMKYSLCKNSLSLLIESDWPYKKGNLLHPDQLRPLQQGSRPRGPGREELELFSGAEDQARSQQPEVSLMDEEAEDAEERGDAGAGRRDAAEENAQSREASEQTDSSTRGATKKSKRSETDFVITDVFSLEDQLLRARSIEVEAKLKHYKLSKTCLTGPSLLSEQWRLLATSHRKAKSESTPPSNGSIPCYPPPPSFADCPDPPGLNLSVLGVSYPLSPGLFSYVNPAVPGTAPSHTPMGQLPFLASAAQFMHPASNSLPHTDRSLLPPRFYYPLLCEHAFGTAQGDTSKGVKTGQAPAAALDSSPPSSFIPKINLWKVPALRPSPWTSHQHAAASPDVGYRTAEEKAQAGSKDKVWSIKAAVEAPHVREHGSKRTGAPLESHDGPVEKKIAPGFPLDLLKSIHITPAVSIPTEKLLHHSGKGLSENLLEETSAAQKPEKTTGVGAHDLLGGRMEEQSPESAAALLADLSKALQEYQEAERKISHLAKEDNPGQRHLWDHLCKIRSELSHIHRALEKTARQNEGPLDLSIKKDLGVAGDGERQCAEEALKGDVTAEAEEEEEVEEEEADMEGKTESLESEKQSLGVFIKMSSTGLTETASRAVVKTEVLSPGALGLRAAPVEALWPSRTTKCEADSSVLLCPDGRPLVFTDFPPGPKSLKRPSSGEHLGETLCPLSPLASNDP, from the exons ATGTCAAAGGAAGAGCTCACCTGCAAGGTCAGCTCGGGATGTAAGCACAAGGAGCGCAAGCCCAAGAAGCCCCATTACATCCCTCGGCCGTGGGGGAAGCCGTACAACTACAAATGCTTCCAGTGCCCCTTCACGTGCATGGAGAAGTCCCACCTGTACAATCACATGAAGTACAGCCTGTGCAAGAACTCCCTCTCCTTGCTCATTGAGTCCGACTGGCCCTACAAGAAGGGCAACCTCCTTCACCCCGACCAGCTCCGGCCGCTGCAGCAAGGCTCCCGTCCGCGGGGGCCGGGCAGAGAGGAGCTGGAGCTCTTCTCGGGGGCCGAAGACCAGGCGCGATCGCAGCAGCCGGAGGTCAGTTTGATGGATGAGGAAGCAGAGGATGCGGAGGAGCGCGGCGACGCGGGAGCGGGCCGGAGGGACGCGGCGGAAGAAAACGCGCAGAGCAGAGAAGCGAGCGAGCAGACGGACAGTTCGACCAGGGGCGCCACCAAGAAATCCAAGCGCTCGGAAACTGACTTTGTGATCACGGACGTCTTCTCCCTGGAGGACCAGCTCCTCCGAGCGCGCTCCATCGAGGTCGAGGCGAAGCTGAAGCACTACAAGCTCTCCAAGACCTGCCTGACGGGTCCCAGCCTGCTTTCCGAGCAGTGGCGTCTGCTGGCTACCAGCCATCGGAAGGCAAAATCCGAAAGCACGCCACCGAGCAATGGCTCCATACCTTGTTATCCACCACCGCCATCCTTTGCAGACTGCCCAGACCCACCCGGACTGAACCtctccgtcctgggtgtgagtTACCCGCTGAGCCCAGGTCTTTTCTCCTACGTCAACCCTGCAGTGCCCGGAACGGCTCCGTCTCACACCCCGATGGGACAACTCCCGTTCCTGGCGTCTGCCGCGCAGTTCATGCACCCAGCATCAAACTCGCTGCCCCACACAGACAGATCGCTTCTTCCTCCTCGCTTCTACTACCCTCTCCTGTGTGAGCACGCGTTCGGAACCGCACAAGGGGACACCAGCAAGGGCGTCAAGACGGGGCAGGCTCCAGCGGCTGCTCTCGATTCCAGTCCACCATCCAGCTTCATCCCAAAGATCAACTTATGGAAGGTTCCTGCCCTGCGCCCCAGTCCCTGGACGTCCCATCAGCACGCGGCTGCGTCCCCAGACGTTGGCTACAGAACGGCTGAGGAGAAAGCCCAGGCCGGATCCAAAGATAAAGTCTGGAGCATCAAGGCCGCTGTTGAAGCACCCCATGTGCGAGAACATGGCAGCAAGAGGACGGGAGCCCCACTGGAGTCCCATGACGGTCCAGTAGAGAAGAAGATAGCGCCAGGGTTTCCCCTGGATCTCCTCAAGAGCATTCACATAACCCCAGCTGTTTCCATCCCAACCGAAAAGCTCCTCCATCACAGTGG GAAAGGTCTCTCGGAGAACCTGCTCGAAGAAACGTCAGCCGCGCAGAAGCCCGAGAAGACCACCGGCGTCGGAGCTCACGACCTGTTGGGGGGCAGGATGGAGGAGCAAAGTCCCGAGTCGGCTGCGGCGCTGCTGGCTGACCTTTCCAAGGCCCTGCAGGAGTACCAGGAGGCCGAGCGGAAGATCTCTCATCTCGCGAAGGAAGACAACCCAGGTCAGCGGCACCTCTGGGACCACCTGTGTAAGATCCGCAGCGAGCTTTCTCACATACACCGGGCGCTGGAGAAGACGGCCCGGCAAAACGAGGGACCCCTGGACCTCTCGATCAAAAAGGACCTCGGCGTGgcaggagatggagagagacagTGTGCCGAAGAGGCCCTGAAAGGGGACGTCACTGCAGAAgcggaggaggaagaagaggtcGAAGAGGAAGAAGCTGACATGGAGGGAAAGACAGAGTCCTTGGAAAGTGAAAAGCAGTCACTGGGCGTCTTCATCAAAATGAGCTCCACAGGCTTGACAGAGACCGCTTCCAGAGCTGTGGTAAAGACCGAAGTGCTCTCCCCTGGTGCTCTCGGGCTCCGGGCCGCTCCCGTGGAGGCACTGTGGCCCAGTCGAACCACCAAGTGCGAGGCCGACTCCAGCGTGCTGCTGTGCCCTGACGGGCGGCCGCTCGTCTTCACCGACTTCCCTCCGGGGCCCAAGAGCTTGAAGAGGCCCTCGTCCGGAGAGCACCTTGGGGAGACGCTGTGCCCCCTGAGCCCCCTCGCATCCAACGACCCCTAA